From a region of the Halobacteriovorax sp. HLS genome:
- a CDS encoding nuclear transport factor 2 family protein codes for MNNSKELMSWYEGLSLNTLVDISKFYHKDCFFKDPFNELNGIENVRKIFVHMFEELHDPKFIFIDMIAEDKQTFVTWDFKFQLKGEVHTIHGSSHLKWKNGLINYHRDYWDVGEEMLLKIPLVRSFYKILVKKMSI; via the coding sequence ATGAATAATTCTAAAGAATTGATGAGCTGGTATGAAGGATTAAGCTTAAATACGCTTGTCGATATTTCAAAATTTTATCATAAAGATTGTTTTTTTAAAGATCCATTTAATGAACTAAATGGTATCGAAAATGTAAGGAAAATCTTTGTACATATGTTCGAGGAACTTCATGACCCGAAGTTTATATTTATAGACATGATAGCTGAAGACAAACAAACGTTCGTTACATGGGATTTTAAATTTCAATTGAAGGGAGAAGTTCATACTATTCATGGAAGTAGCCATTTGAAATGGAAGAATGGGTTGATAAATTATCATAGAGATTATTGGGATGTTGGTGAAGAAATGTTGTTAAAAATACCTCTTGTAAGATCTTTCTATAAAATACTAGTAAAGAAAATGTCTATCTAA
- a CDS encoding chalcone isomerase family protein, producing MKEILLGLSLFLVSINSLSFEPKYILSGQAKYSWFFIDVYEAKLWRIEGGSLFSKPLKLELKYLRDFKGRDIAQQSVKELSSMGMSEEELKIWFPKLDMIFPNVKEGDTITAYFSPASGITFFLNSTEEIGRIDSLDFSRQFLNIWLGEKTSAQGLRNKLLGSLNE from the coding sequence ATGAAAGAGATATTACTTGGACTTTCACTATTTCTAGTTAGTATTAATTCTCTTTCTTTTGAACCGAAATATATACTTAGTGGACAAGCTAAATATAGTTGGTTTTTTATAGATGTTTATGAGGCTAAACTGTGGAGAATAGAGGGAGGATCGCTATTCTCAAAGCCTCTTAAGCTTGAGTTGAAGTATCTGAGAGACTTCAAGGGACGAGACATAGCACAACAAAGTGTTAAAGAGCTGAGTTCTATGGGAATGAGTGAGGAAGAACTCAAGATATGGTTCCCCAAATTAGATATGATCTTCCCTAATGTAAAAGAGGGAGATACGATAACTGCTTACTTTTCGCCTGCTAGTGGAATAACCTTCTTTTTAAACTCAACCGAAGAAATTGGTAGAATAGATAGTTTAGATTTCTCAAGACAATTTCTTAATATATGGCTTGGAGAAAAGACAAGTGCGCAGGGGTTAAGGAATAAGTTATTGGGGAGTTTAAATGAATAA
- a CDS encoding methionine aminotransferase, with protein sequence MKIQSKFPHMKTTIFTQISQLANKHNAVNLGQGFPNFSASEYLLERLAFHTNAGLNQYAPMTGLEKLRQSIVKLHSKVYSQEINGDDEITVTSGATEAIFCAISAITRQDDEVIFFDPSYDSYAPNIELNGGVPVRVNLNGDFSINWELVAKNITSKTKAIILNSPHNPSGKCLTNEDLNSLWELVEDKNIFIISDEVYQHIIFDAKEHLSPFNDQRFRSRTFAISSFGKSLHATGWKVGYCVAPKELSTEFRKIHQYVTFSTPANMQMAISDMLDNKEAEILVLSQFYQYKRDLFQKELEQTDFTILPCEGSFFQLVDYSKISTEEDTVFCTQLIEKYKIATIPLSPFYKQPPKQRLIRFCFAKDDNTLKSALKSLQK encoded by the coding sequence ATGAAAATACAAAGTAAATTTCCACATATGAAAACGACTATTTTTACTCAAATATCTCAATTAGCAAATAAACATAATGCTGTAAATCTCGGACAAGGATTTCCTAACTTCTCTGCGTCTGAATATCTTCTCGAAAGATTGGCCTTCCACACAAATGCTGGACTAAATCAATACGCCCCTATGACTGGACTAGAAAAGCTAAGACAGAGCATAGTTAAGTTACATTCCAAAGTATACTCTCAAGAAATAAATGGTGATGATGAGATCACAGTGACAAGTGGTGCTACAGAAGCAATTTTCTGCGCGATATCGGCCATAACAAGACAGGACGATGAAGTGATATTCTTTGATCCAAGCTATGATAGTTATGCTCCAAATATAGAATTAAATGGAGGTGTACCAGTGAGAGTTAACCTCAATGGGGACTTCTCCATTAACTGGGAGCTCGTTGCTAAGAATATTACTTCAAAAACTAAGGCCATTATACTGAACTCTCCCCACAATCCTTCAGGAAAGTGTCTCACAAATGAAGATTTAAACTCTTTATGGGAACTTGTTGAAGATAAGAATATATTTATAATTAGTGATGAAGTTTACCAACACATAATATTTGATGCCAAAGAACACCTATCCCCTTTTAATGATCAAAGATTTAGAAGTAGAACGTTTGCCATTTCCTCATTTGGAAAAAGTCTTCACGCGACAGGATGGAAGGTCGGATATTGTGTTGCCCCAAAAGAGCTCTCAACAGAATTTAGAAAAATACATCAATATGTAACTTTCTCAACTCCAGCAAATATGCAAATGGCAATCAGTGACATGCTCGATAATAAAGAAGCTGAAATTCTAGTGCTTTCTCAATTTTACCAGTACAAAAGAGACCTTTTCCAAAAAGAACTCGAGCAAACTGACTTTACAATTTTGCCATGTGAAGGAAGCTTCTTCCAACTTGTTGATTACTCAAAGATAAGCACGGAAGAAGACACAGTATTTTGCACGCAGCTGATTGAGAAGTATAAAATTGCAACAATACCTCTTAGTCCTTTTTACAAACAACCTCCTAAGCAGAGACTCATTAGATTCTGTTTTGCAAAAGATGATAATACTTTAAAATCTGCTTTAAAAAGTCTACAGAAATAG
- a CDS encoding SDR family NAD(P)-dependent oxidoreductase: MVLKLLGLQLFWFVIVKYMSQMNGIVSVLFSVIIVLILSKISKNIRHKEKFFLFVVFTTLWGTIQELVLFKFNIISTSSFPIWMVSLWILICGYYIDFFSKFKSTHWGVLSVLGSLCALASYHFGIELSQLTLNPDREKTFYLIVLISWSLYFPISIKALYSYSFLDHLLDRLIVFSFDKSGYYRHAEFFDKDTLVDLSGKNVLVTGGTSGIGLSVAKRLHSFGATVYITGRSIEKGKMLEVDGLHFIQMDMSDWKELKQFSLECVEFDHLIFNAGGMPEKMKHNEYEVEHQAASQLFGHYYLLKYLNFSKKIVNKARIIWVSSGGMYLKKLSLDELVNKTTYDKVDTYANVKRAQVSLVEELSKMSEWDGFSFYSMHPGWVDTTGIQGALPKFHKFTSKRLRTCEQGGDTIVWLIVKTVEPERGKFYFDRRSVSPYISNSFIPSSKDRERLMELLERYDIF, encoded by the coding sequence ATGGTTTTAAAACTTTTAGGTCTACAGCTATTTTGGTTTGTCATTGTTAAATACATGTCGCAAATGAATGGTATTGTTAGTGTTCTTTTTTCTGTGATAATAGTTTTAATCCTTTCAAAGATTTCTAAAAATATTAGACATAAAGAAAAGTTTTTTCTATTTGTTGTTTTTACAACTCTTTGGGGAACTATTCAGGAATTAGTATTGTTTAAATTCAATATTATTTCTACTTCAAGCTTTCCAATATGGATGGTCTCTCTTTGGATTTTGATATGTGGTTACTATATTGATTTCTTCTCTAAGTTTAAGAGCACTCACTGGGGAGTCCTATCTGTTCTTGGATCACTTTGTGCTTTAGCATCTTATCATTTTGGTATCGAGCTTAGTCAGTTAACTTTAAATCCGGATAGAGAGAAAACTTTTTATTTAATCGTTTTAATTAGTTGGTCCTTATATTTTCCAATCAGTATAAAGGCACTCTATTCTTATTCATTTCTTGATCATCTTTTGGATAGGTTGATTGTTTTTTCTTTTGATAAAAGTGGATATTATAGGCATGCGGAATTCTTTGATAAAGATACACTAGTCGATCTTTCTGGAAAGAATGTTTTAGTTACAGGTGGAACTTCAGGTATTGGTCTATCAGTGGCAAAGAGACTTCACTCTTTTGGGGCCACTGTTTATATAACTGGGAGAAGTATTGAAAAGGGGAAGATGCTTGAAGTGGACGGACTACACTTTATTCAAATGGACATGTCAGACTGGAAGGAACTTAAGCAGTTTTCGCTAGAGTGCGTTGAGTTTGATCATCTCATCTTTAATGCTGGTGGTATGCCAGAAAAAATGAAACACAATGAATACGAAGTAGAGCATCAGGCTGCGTCACAGTTATTTGGACATTACTATCTTCTTAAATATTTAAATTTTTCTAAAAAGATCGTTAATAAAGCTCGTATTATTTGGGTTAGCTCCGGAGGAATGTATTTGAAAAAACTCTCTCTTGATGAGCTAGTAAATAAAACGACTTATGATAAGGTTGATACCTATGCAAATGTAAAGCGTGCGCAGGTGAGTTTAGTTGAAGAACTATCAAAAATGAGCGAATGGGATGGTTTTTCTTTTTACTCTATGCATCCCGGGTGGGTTGATACTACAGGTATTCAGGGGGCGCTTCCTAAATTTCATAAGTTTACCTCCAAAAGACTGAGAACTTGTGAGCAGGGGGGCGATACGATTGTCTGGCTCATTGTGAAAACAGTTGAGCCAGAGCGAGGAAAGTTCTACTTTGATCGTAGATCGGTTTCACCGTATATTTCAAACAGCTTTATACCAAGCTCAAAAGATAGAGAGCGACTGATGGAGTTGTTGGAAAGATATGATATCTTCTAA
- a CDS encoding endonuclease/exonuclease/phosphatase family protein produces the protein MNTKEKISILSLNIYFDDKSGEVRYPQIISFLKNHHFDIICLQEVTDSFLTLLNSCPRLSSEYGQRIYGEGRYRNIIISKLSSLNKGIINLPSQLSRQAPFIDIKVSKQLLRIYSVHLESCLDDEQIRLAQLDHLYQKYFEDGINFILCGDMNFGDEDSESTTSANLYHDHSNGDKTYTFDVENNALASSTRFPDEPSRRLDRFLSNLEIESKNYNVHRSNFSDHYAISIDLFL, from the coding sequence ATGAATACAAAAGAAAAAATCTCTATCTTAAGTCTAAATATATATTTTGATGATAAATCTGGTGAAGTTCGTTATCCACAGATCATTAGTTTTTTAAAGAATCATCATTTTGATATTATTTGTTTACAGGAAGTTACTGATTCATTTTTAACGCTTCTAAATAGCTGTCCACGTTTAAGTTCTGAGTATGGGCAAAGAATTTATGGGGAAGGTCGTTACAGAAATATCATTATCTCTAAGCTTTCAAGTTTAAACAAAGGGATTATCAATTTGCCATCTCAGTTGTCGAGGCAAGCTCCTTTTATTGATATTAAAGTATCTAAACAATTACTGAGGATTTACTCGGTTCATCTTGAAAGCTGCCTTGATGATGAACAGATACGGCTTGCGCAATTAGATCATCTTTATCAAAAGTATTTTGAAGACGGAATCAATTTTATTCTTTGTGGTGATATGAATTTTGGTGATGAGGATTCGGAGTCTACAACATCAGCTAATCTTTACCATGATCACAGTAATGGAGATAAGACCTATACATTCGATGTTGAAAATAATGCTCTGGCCTCAAGTACGAGATTTCCTGATGAACCCAGTCGTCGCTTAGATAGATTTCTATCAAATTTAGAGATCGAGTCTAAGAACTATAATGTCCATAGAAGTAATTTTTCAGATCATTATGCCATATCTATAGATCTATTTCTGTAG